A region from the Mya arenaria isolate MELC-2E11 chromosome 2, ASM2691426v1 genome encodes:
- the LOC128222841 gene encoding transmembrane protein 26-like, with translation MKAQLVFDVLKAVAVRLVLLVHSLLVIWLAASITHRKQLWLLAIVDLGMLVEAVFTVGKNKAQEWKWFCPCFLFYLMGTVPGIWILELNRMYDYQDRLQSNGTSQLRQKLEDIQGLEVPIELETDTWVVIMEQLFLYLMILGRWALPRGEITRGELSQLLFVFIGIASDITELFALFEENTVRKNTGLTYAILCIWSISLLQFTFVLTSTHSPRKAVAAAAAFTRDDEDEEAEVDEGCVKHVFQTEVWSICVNFLFQDGPFLAVRLYAMIALKILTYSIIFFTAKNALLVMLLVYRLSVLCCERKRKVANGSGSENDVSREVSKQSLSKLEQEKARESIVSA, from the exons ATGAAAGCTCAGCTAGTGTTCGATGTTCTAAAGGCGGTAGCTGTGCGGCTTGTGCTACTCGTGCATAGCCTCCTGGTCATCTGGTTGGCCGCCTCAATCACCCACCGGAAGCAGCTCTGGCTGCTGGCGATTGTGGACCTGGGGATGCTCGTAGAGGCTGTGTTTACCGTCGGCAAAAACAAGGCACAGGAATGGAAATG GTTTTGCCCCTGCTTCCTGTTCTACCTAATGGGCACGGTCCCCGGCATCTGGATCCTCGAGCTTAACCGGATGTACGACTACCAGGACCGTCTCCAAAGCAACGGAACATCCCAGCTCCGCCAGAAACTCGAGGATATTCAGGGG CTGGAGGTGCCAATCGAACTGGAAACAGACACGTGGGTGGTGATTATGGAGCAGCTCTTCCTCTACCTGATGATCCTTGGACGCTGGGCTCTACCCCGGGGCGAAATCACTAGGGGCGAACTGTCCCAGCTACTCTTTGTCTTCATCGGAATCGCATCAGACATCACGGAGTTGTTCGCGCTATTTGAAGAGAACACGGTCCGCAAAAACACGGGGCTCACTTACGCCATATTATGCATCTGGTCAATCAGCCTTTTGCAATTTACATTCGTGCTGACGTCAACGCACAGTCCACGGAAGGCTGTGGCCGCGGCGGCGGCGTTCACGAGGGACGACGAGGATGAAGAAGCGGAAGTGGACGAAGGCTGTGTGAAACATGTGTTTCAGACGGAGGTCTGGAGCATCTGCGTCAACTTCCTGTTCCAGGACGGGCCGTTCCTCGCCGTCCGCCTATACGCAATGATCGCCCTGAAGATACTCACGTACAGCATAATTTTCTTCACGGCGAAGAACGCGCTGCTGGTCATGCTCCTGGTCTATCGACTATCGGTTCTCTGCTGCGAGCGGAAGCGGAAAGTCGCCAACGGAAGCGGAAGTGAGAATGACGTCTCGCGCGAAGTTTCCAAGCAAAGTTTGAGCAAACTCGAACAAGAAAAGGCGAGAGAAAGTATTGTTTCAGCATAA
- the LOC128205974 gene encoding uncharacterized protein LOC128205974, producing MGNTKSLPVKSEKTVKSYIRRRFGVQCDKLDESLVKLLEEDFTENSTKRKQQNNERKRKQSIVLRLRKKLGQRSDESKSEESIALLAEDDTDNFAYHNEAFCDDVESCERDVVHVENIETTPCKPMVLHARKVENEGETKDKDFTISPNLDSKNDEIASKWANLKFEAGQGDGQHEVMVEDPSNIQFPADELVETDKEEKKTIEHADQGTTEVPDKIQPNDVKDQTVEEDKKTPEDSDAETTEAIQIQFPTDEIVETDDEEEKTIEHADTGTTEVPDKIQPNVENDETVEEDKKTTEDSDAETTEANQIQLPADEIVETDEQENKTIEHADTGTTEVPDKIQPNDETVGTVEEDKKTPEDSDAEATEANQIQLPIDEKDEFVEEDKKIPESSDAETTEVPFQIKLSTDDKDERVETAEEKKMVERNTETTVVEENMNNCSVENAPTPIYNSDNSKTGYRTEKDMNEYDEEEAADNDEYAMTYKDEHERKRVEFIASVWDKLLIQPGKENETVELIVFPKMKQRLNCYPVTEENDEDPEKEDEDTIVGKVMEKAVERNEDETTTVDGDKLEIANQEHSQDSASLQPDESAEKVTDSQVVPFHITAVKKYGGISHIQQIKKENALQLKRLKDIKASSVIRKISETRKSPRKVAEVASTIAKNEAIKKSESLLSFEAHEMEANEEEDFGPSTSQPDDDALNNENGIEDAIYEKKYAPMQSSESSKTPKTYQAVPFQITPLKKYGSISQMEKVKKENAIRLKRLRNVTASSTFRETVKQKSPRKAMMSAASISEKNAAENKDYGPSTSQQCNDDLGPEDDEDQGEKEFSDEETKSERKLQAYEHSEIVKEPGAMPFHITSVNTLESISYLEKIVRENDIQLKLLRSEKARRDAQKSFDVKQSPRKCLKSSVNITSHEATEDPEKARSFADYDKNAAENQKYGSYTSQPYYGAFQNDAYSCEGDNSGDQEADETRHERKLPKADDPGLIPFHITPLKKYGGLSHMEQIKKENAIRLKRLRNVKASSTVQRSMKVKQSPRKVAVSAENVSRRISESPERAKSFAVYQKNAAENQDYGPSYDEKGNEFGHDEFDQVGDEFQDNESMSQSFLPMSNATEFDEDDKMPRAMNPFTILPRIQYQRYVEEEGNEPMDFSPKNEEDCPNSLAAWKTSARNYNYNEYAAGNSKEIKYGSVQHFNQMKKQNSMQQKRLNNVSNKIDSWKPESMRNIPVSQKSMQYGSVDHFRKIKEDNARRNQKLTKVKSKLETWNEANQGSINSIQRKDDWRPVVNPKEFGSVAHYHQSKMKYQKQSKCLNQVKSKISTWQPKEKMTALRMPRQVVPANNEHVKSLKMSIRNATSKINSRREMTKTDKGQAPSWSRYMTPSTNVNQNAIIRCLERKKQIAKMEYQKEFRSFNLPPGTPRPTNNMGINLMRRKPAQCCRLGMVTRAEVRRMD from the exons ATGGGAAACACAAAAAGTTTGCCAGTAAAAAGTGAGAAAACAGTCAAGTCGTACATACGTCGACGGTTTGGCGTGCAGTGCGACAAACTTGACGAGAGTTTGGTGAAACTATTGGAAGAAGATTTCACTGAAAACTCAACCAAACGCAAACAACAGAACAACGAGCGAAAGCGAAAGCAGA gCATTGTACTGCGACTGCGAAAGAAGCTCGGTCAGCGATCAGATGAGAGCAAGTCTGAAGAGTCCATTGCTCTCCTTGCTGAGGATGACACAGACAACTTTGCCTACCACAACGAGGCCTTTTGTGATGATGTCGAAAGCTGTGAGCGTGATGTTGTGCATGTTGAGAACATTGAGACTACTCCATGCAAGCCCATGGTCCTCCAT gCCAGAAAAGTTGAAAATGAAGGTGAAACTAAAGATAAAGATTTCACCATTTCCCCTAACTTGGATTCCAAGAATGATGAGATTGCCAGCAAATGGGCCAACCTGAAATTTGAAGCTGGTCAAGGTGATGGCCAGCATGAGGTTATGGTTGAAGATCCTTCCAACATCCAGTTCCCCGCTGATGAACTTGTTGAAACTGataaagaagaaaagaagacaATTGAGCATGCTGATCAAGGAACAACAGAAGTGCCTGACAAAATTCAGCCCAATGATGTAAAAGATCAAACAGTTGAGGAAGACAAGAAAACCCCAGAGGATTCTGATGCAGAAACCACAGAAGCAATTCAAATTCAGTTCCCCACTGATGAAATTGTTGAAACTGATGATGAAGAAGAAAAGACAATTGAGCATGCTGATACAGGGACAACAGAAGTGCCTGACAAAATTCAGccaaatgttgaaaatgatgaaaCAGTTGAGGAAGACAAGAAAACCACTGAGGATTCTGATGCAGAAACCACAGAAGCAAATCAAATCCAGCTTCCTGCTGATGAAATTGTTGAAACTGATGAACAAGAAAACAAGACCATTGAGCATGCTGATACAGGGACAACAGAAGTTCCTGACAAAATTCAGCCCAATGATGAAACAGTTGGAACAGTTGAGGAAGACAAGAAAACCCCAGAGGATTCTGATGCAGAAGCCACAGAAGCAAATCAAATTCAGTTACCCATTGATGAAAAAGATGAATTTGTTGAGGAAGACAAGAAAATCCCAGAAAGTTCTGATGCAGAGACAACAGAAGTTCCTTTCCAAATTAAGTTATCAACTGATGACAAAGATGAGAGAGTTGAGACTgcagaagaaaagaaaatggttGAGCGCAATACAGAGACAACAGTAGTTGAAGAGAATATGAACAACTGTtctgttgaaaatgctccaacacCCATATACAATTCTGACAATAGCAAGACTGGTTACAGAACAGAGAAGGACATGAATGAATATGATGAAGAGGAAGCTGCAGACAATGATGAATATGCAATGACCTACAAAGATGAACATGAAAGGAAAAGGGTTGAGTTTATTGCATCTGTGTGGGACAAACTGCTAATACAACCaggaaaagaaaatgaaactgTTGAGCTTATTGTCTTTCCCAAAATGAAGCAGAGACTTAATTGTTATCCTGTTACCGAGGAAAACGATGAAGATCCAGAGAAAGAAGACGAGGACACTATTGTTGGAAAAGTAATGGAAAAGGCAGTGGAAAGAAATGAAGATGAAACCACCACTGTTGATGGTGACAAACTTGAGATTGCCAATCAAGAACATAGCCAAGATTCAGCTTCACTGCAACCAGACGAGAGTGCAGAGAAAGTCACAGACAGCCAGGTTGTTCCATTTCACATCACTGCGGTGAAAAAGTATGGCGGTATTTCTCACATTCAGCAGATAAAGAAAGAGAACGCCTTGCAGTTAAAGCGGCTTAAAGATATCAAGGCAAGTTCTGTAATCAGAAAGATTAGTGAAACAAGAAAAAGCCCACGAAAAGTGGCTGAGGTTGCAAGCACCATAGCAAAAAATGAGGCCATTAAGAAGTCTGAGAGTTTGCTGTCGTTTGAGGCTCATGAAATGGAGGCCAATGAAGAGGAGGACTTTGGACCTTCAACTAGTCAGCCAGACGATGATGccttaaataatgaaaatggaATTGAAGATgcaatatatgagaagaaatATGCTCCCATGCAATCAAGTGAAAGTTCCAAGACACCAAAGACCTACCAAGCGGTGCCATTCCAAATCACGCCGTTGAAGAAGTATGGAAGTATTTCCCAAATGGAGAAAGTAAAGAAGGAGAATGCCATTCGCTTGAAGCGTCTCAGAAATGTTACGGCCAGCTCTACCTTCAGAGAAACAGTTAAACAGAAAAGTCCTAGGAAGGCAATGATGTCGGCTGCTAGCATTTCTGAGAAAAATGCTGCTGAAAACAAGGACTATGGACCTTCCACTAGCCAACAATGCAATGATGACTTAGGTCCTGAAGATGATGAGGACCAAGGTGAAAAGGAATTTTCAGATGAAGAGACTAAATCTGAAAGAAAGTTGCAAGCATATGAACATTCTGAGATAGTAAAGGAACCTGGTGCCATGCCTTTCCATATCACTTCAGTGAATACACTTGAAAGTATTTCTTATTTGGAGAAGATTGTTAGGGAAAACGATATACAATTGAAACTGCTCAGGAGTGAAAAGGCAAGACGTGATGCGCAGAAGTCATTTGATGTCAAACAAAGCCCAAGGAAGTGTTTGAAATCCTCTGTAAACATAACCAGTCATGAGGCCACTGAAGACCCAGAGAAAGCAAGGTCCTTTGCAGACTATGACAAGAATGCCGCTGAAAACCAGAAATATGGATCTTACACAAGTCAACCATACTATGGCGCCTTCCAGAATGATGCCTACAGTTGTGAAGGTGATAACAGCGGAGACCAGGAAGCAGATGAAACTAGACATGAAAGAAAACTGCCAAAAGCAGATGACCCTGGTCTGATTCCTTTTCACATCACACCATTGAAGAAGTATGGTGGCCTATCACACATGGAGCAAATAAAGAAGGAAAATGCAATTCGGTTGAAGCGGCTGAGAAATGTAAAGGCAAGCTCTACTGTTCAAAGATCAATGAAAGTAAAACAGAGCCCGCGAAAAGTTGCAGTGTCTGCAGAAAACGTATCGAGGAGAATCTCTGAAAGCCCTGAGCGTGCAAAGTCCTTTGCCGTTTACCAGAAGAATGCGGCCGAAAATCAGGACTATGGACCCTCTTATGATGAGAAGGGCAATGAATTTGGCCATGATGAGTTTGATCAAGTAGGAGATGAATTCCAAGATAATGAATCGATGAGCCAATCCTTCTTGCCAATGTCCAATGCAACTGAGTTTGATGAGGATGATAAAATGCCTCGGGCCATGAATCCGTTTACAATTTTACCAAGAATTCAGTACCAGAGGTATGTTGAAGAGGAAGGAAATGAGCCAATGGACTTCAGCCCTAAAAATGAAGAGGACTGCCCAAACTCTCTTGCTGCCTGGAAAACATCTGCAAGGAACTACAATTACAATGAATATGCTGCAGGTAATTCAAAGGAGATAAAATATGGATCTGTGCAGCACTTCAATCAAATGAAGAAACAGAACTCCATGCAGCAAAAGCGTTTgaataatgtttcaaacaaaattgattCCTGGAAGCCAGAGTCAATGAGAAACATACCAGTGTCGCAGAAATCAATGCAATATGGTTCAGTTGACCACTTCCGAAAGATAAAGGAGGACAATGCAAGGAGAAATCAAAAGCTGACCAAAGTTAAATCAAAACTGGAAACTTGGAATGAGGCTAACCAAGGCAGTATCAATTCTATCCAGAGGAAGGATGATTGGAGACCAGTGGTTAACCCAAAAGAGTTTGGATCAGTTGCGCACTACCATCAGTCGAAGATGAAATATCAGAAACAATCGAAATGTCTCAACCAGGTGAAGTCCAAAATAAGCACCTGGCAACCAAAGGAGAAAATGACGGCGCTAAGGATGCCACGGCAAGTCGTACCGGCAAACAATGAGCATGTCAAGTCACTCAAGATGTCGATTAGAAATGCGACCTCCAAAATCAACTCCAGAAGAGAAATGACGAAGACGGACAAGGGGCAGGCACCGTCCTGGAGTCGTTACATGACACCATCAACAAATGTGAACCAGAACGCCATCATTAGATGCTTGGAAAGAAAGAAGCAGATTGCCAAG ATGGAGTATCAGAAGGAGTTCAGAAGTTTCAACCTTCCCCCAGGAACCCCAAGACCCACCAACAACATGGGCATCAACCTGATGAGGAGAAAACCTGCTCAATGCTGCAG